In Sandaracinaceae bacterium, the genomic window TCCCGCGCCGCTTGGCAGCCGCGAGCACGCGCAACGCCTCACGGTAGCCGCGCGTCATGAGCAGCTTCGCGTTGGCGCGCGAGGTGAACGAGAAGCGCCCGAGGTCGGCCGAGACGTTGAGAACCGTCACGTGCGGGTAGAGACGGTTGATCAGGTCGATGCCCCGCTTCTCCTTCTCGCTGATGACGATGTTGAGCGCCTGGCGACCGATGGAGAACCCGCCCTGATGCACCAGCGAACGCTGGCCCGGCCGGATGACGTGCGGACGGTACACGTTGGAGATGATGACCACGTCGGCTCCCGCCTCTACGGCGAGGTCGATGCTGAGCGTGCGGACCAACTCTCCGTCCACGTAGTAGCGATCGCCGATGCGATACGGGCGGAACAGGAGCGGGACGCAGGCCGAGGCGGCGACCGCCTGGCTGATGGGGACGTCCTCGCGGTGCCCTCGCCCGAACACCACACGCCCACGCCCGTCGATGTCCGCGGCGGTGATGAAGACGTCCTTGTCCAGAGCTCGGAAGTCGTTCTTGGGGAGCTTCTCGGCCATGAAGCGCTCGAAGCGATCGATGGAGAACAGCCCTGTGCTGAGGTAGGCCGGCTGCCCGAGCTGCTCCATCGTGGGGAGCCCGAGGAAGTAGCGCGCGCGCAGCGGGTTGGTCTCGGCCGTGCGTCGCTGATAGAACGGGCGCGCCCACTCCGCGAGCTGCGTCGCGTTGAAGCCCTGCGAGTAGAACGCCGACGCGATGGCGCCTGCCGAGGCGCCCACGTAGATGTCGGGTTCGAGGGCCAGTTCCTCCATCGCCTTGAGGACCCCCAGGTGCGCGACGCCCTTGGTCGCTCCACCTGAACCAACGAACGCGATGCGAGGCTTACCCATGGGTTCATGGTTTCTCG contains:
- a CDS encoding patatin-like phospholipase family protein, producing MGKPRIAFVGSGGATKGVAHLGVLKAMEELALEPDIYVGASAGAIASAFYSQGFNATQLAEWARPFYQRRTAETNPLRARYFLGLPTMEQLGQPAYLSTGLFSIDRFERFMAEKLPKNDFRALDKDVFITAADIDGRGRVVFGRGHREDVPISQAVAASACVPLLFRPYRIGDRYYVDGELVRTLSIDLAVEAGADVVIISNVYRPHVIRPGQRSLVHQGGFSIGRQALNIVISEKEKRGIDLINRLYPHVTVLNVSADLGRFSFTSRANAKLLMTRGYREALRVLAAAKRRGMFDIASNVHTIGEA